One Thermococcus kodakarensis KOD1 genomic window carries:
- a CDS encoding cation:proton antiporter has product MDVFLELALILVVAKLFGYLTVRLGFPAALGQLIGGILIGPSILGIVSYDEAVRLIGELGVVMLLFLAGLETDIEEFKHVGIPAFIVAAMGVLVPFLLGYFGALAWGYSHVQALFLGGILTATSVGLTTSILMEMKKLRTRVGTTILAAAVVDDVLGIIALTILVGINTRGSVYAKDLLIIIGEVALFFLIGLLVGTPAVKEALKASEKITLPETVTAMAIAIMLIFAYLAEQFQIAGITGAYLAGILVATTEEARKVADKTVTIGYSLFIPVFLVSIGIESDVRILTTAGTFALVYALLAVVSKVVGCGLGALFAKFKPIEAIQVGVGMVPRMEVALIMANVALREGVFDRGVFAIPVTMVVITTIVTPFLLKWAFSRE; this is encoded by the coding sequence ATGGACGTGTTCCTGGAACTGGCGCTGATACTGGTAGTTGCAAAGCTGTTCGGATACCTCACTGTTCGCCTCGGCTTTCCAGCCGCTCTCGGCCAGCTCATTGGGGGGATTCTCATAGGGCCTTCTATACTCGGAATAGTCTCCTACGACGAGGCCGTCAGGCTCATTGGGGAACTCGGTGTCGTTATGCTCCTCTTTTTGGCCGGTCTTGAAACGGACATCGAGGAGTTCAAGCACGTCGGGATTCCTGCCTTTATAGTTGCGGCGATGGGCGTTCTCGTCCCCTTTCTCCTCGGCTATTTTGGCGCCCTCGCCTGGGGGTATTCGCACGTCCAGGCCCTCTTCCTCGGGGGTATTCTCACGGCGACGAGCGTCGGCCTGACTACCAGCATTCTGATGGAGATGAAGAAGCTAAGGACAAGGGTCGGGACAACGATTTTAGCTGCCGCCGTAGTTGATGACGTCCTCGGCATCATCGCCCTGACGATCCTCGTGGGGATAAACACGCGTGGAAGCGTCTACGCCAAGGACCTCCTCATAATCATTGGAGAGGTAGCACTATTCTTCCTCATTGGCCTTCTCGTGGGGACTCCCGCGGTTAAAGAGGCCCTGAAGGCGTCGGAAAAGATAACCCTGCCCGAGACGGTAACGGCCATGGCAATAGCAATCATGCTAATCTTCGCCTACCTTGCCGAACAGTTCCAGATAGCCGGAATAACCGGTGCTTACTTAGCTGGAATACTAGTGGCAACGACCGAGGAAGCCAGGAAAGTGGCCGACAAGACGGTGACGATAGGGTACTCCCTCTTCATTCCTGTCTTCCTTGTGAGCATCGGAATAGAGAGCGACGTCAGGATTCTAACCACGGCTGGAACCTTCGCCCTCGTCTATGCCCTGCTCGCCGTAGTTAGCAAAGTGGTTGGCTGTGGACTCGGCGCACTCTTTGCCAAGTTCAAACCCATTGAAGCGATCCAAGTCGGTGTCGGCATGGTTCCGAGGATGGAAGTTGCCCTCATCATGGCCAACGTCGCCCTTAGAGAAGGCGTCTTTGACAGGGGTGTTTTCGCGATTCCGGTCACAATGGTGGTGATAACGACGATTGTAACCCCGTTCCTCCTGAAGTGGGCGTTCTCAAGGGAGTAG
- the hisS gene encoding histidine--tRNA ligase, which yields MARLDKVKGTRDLLPEEMAKRRWVFERIREVFEGFNFQEVLTPTFEYTELFKLRSGEEVVKQLYAFQDKGGRDISLRPDMTSSVARLYVNRFQNAPKPIKWYYIANMFRYEEPQSGRYREFWQAGVELIGSDRVEADAEVIALFTQSYLAVGLEDFTVNIGDRILLDEFAKMLGVEDDIGLMRLIDKKDKMSREEFVGALREFGLNDDGVEKVLSLIEIKGLPDEVLPKAEELFTSEEAKAEIKRLYELVDLLDAYGVSKWVRIDLGIARGFDYYTSVVFEAIAPNDLGIGSIGGGGRYDNLIEVFGGKPTPATGFAIGIERLIPILEWKGLLPEIKLRPDVYVIPIGDDREVKKTAIEITQGLREATVRADIELTGRKLRKALDYAGKLGVPYVVLVGKKDLEAGKVTLRDMKSGEQKSIEKERAVEEILNILGV from the coding sequence ATGGCGAGACTTGATAAAGTCAAGGGGACGAGAGACTTACTCCCCGAGGAAATGGCGAAGAGGAGATGGGTGTTTGAGAGAATAAGGGAAGTTTTCGAGGGCTTTAACTTCCAGGAAGTTCTAACACCAACGTTTGAATATACCGAGCTGTTCAAGCTGAGGAGTGGAGAGGAAGTCGTCAAACAGCTCTACGCCTTCCAAGACAAGGGCGGAAGGGACATCTCTCTAAGGCCGGACATGACATCAAGCGTCGCCCGGCTCTACGTGAACAGGTTCCAGAACGCGCCGAAGCCGATAAAGTGGTACTACATAGCGAATATGTTCCGCTATGAGGAACCGCAGAGCGGCCGTTATCGCGAGTTCTGGCAGGCGGGAGTGGAGCTGATAGGAAGTGACAGAGTGGAGGCCGATGCGGAGGTCATAGCCCTCTTCACCCAGAGCTACCTCGCGGTCGGCCTTGAGGACTTCACAGTGAACATCGGGGACAGAATCCTCCTCGACGAGTTCGCCAAGATGCTGGGCGTTGAGGACGATATCGGCCTTATGAGGCTCATCGACAAGAAGGACAAGATGAGCAGGGAAGAGTTCGTGGGGGCGCTCAGGGAGTTCGGGCTGAACGATGATGGCGTTGAGAAAGTCCTCTCGCTGATCGAGATTAAAGGTCTCCCCGATGAAGTCCTTCCAAAGGCTGAAGAGCTCTTCACGAGCGAGGAGGCGAAAGCCGAAATAAAGAGGCTCTACGAGCTCGTTGACCTTCTCGATGCCTACGGTGTCTCCAAGTGGGTAAGGATAGACCTCGGCATAGCCCGCGGTTTCGACTACTACACCAGCGTCGTCTTCGAGGCGATAGCCCCCAACGACCTCGGAATAGGCTCCATCGGTGGCGGCGGCCGCTACGACAACCTCATCGAGGTTTTTGGCGGGAAGCCAACCCCCGCAACCGGTTTTGCCATTGGCATCGAGAGACTCATCCCGATACTTGAATGGAAAGGCCTCCTCCCTGAGATCAAGCTCAGGCCGGACGTTTACGTTATTCCAATCGGAGATGATAGAGAGGTGAAGAAGACTGCCATAGAGATAACCCAGGGCCTCAGGGAAGCCACCGTGAGGGCGGATATTGAGCTTACTGGGAGAAAGCTCAGAAAAGCCCTCGACTACGCCGGAAAGCTCGGAGTCCCCTACGTGGTTTTAGTCGGCAAGAAAGACCTCGAAGCTGGAAAAGTGACCCTCAGGGATATGAAATCGGGCGAGCAGAAGAGCATAGAGAAGGAAAGAGCCGTTGAGGAAATCCTCAACATCTTGGGAGTTTAA
- a CDS encoding CBS domain-containing protein: protein MEDVSGVSNTKATKAKKVHIIHSKRRLLMLQRKEELSHNIRYISKVPVSLVMDTEFLTLHPSDSLSKLVQELRGEESSAVVIDGEGKLLGFVTMKDLLNFFAPPKRYSIVGLDLLKRYSINRASRVEDIMVKKPITIHVDENLGRAIQIMLETGKHHLPVVDDENRVHGVLEVKDIIRLIRIVSY from the coding sequence ATGGAGGACGTTTCAGGTGTCTCGAATACAAAAGCAACCAAGGCCAAGAAAGTCCACATAATCCACAGCAAGAGGCGCCTTCTGATGCTCCAGAGAAAGGAGGAGCTGAGCCACAACATCCGCTACATCTCAAAGGTCCCGGTGAGCCTCGTGATGGATACGGAGTTCCTGACGCTTCACCCAAGTGACTCATTATCCAAGCTCGTTCAGGAGTTGAGGGGAGAGGAGAGCTCCGCGGTTGTCATCGACGGGGAAGGTAAGCTTCTGGGCTTCGTAACCATGAAGGATCTGCTCAACTTCTTTGCACCGCCGAAAAGGTACTCCATAGTGGGCTTAGACCTGCTGAAGAGGTACTCCATCAACAGAGCTTCCCGCGTTGAGGACATAATGGTTAAGAAGCCGATAACGATTCACGTTGACGAAAACCTGGGAAGGGCCATTCAAATCATGCTCGAAACCGGAAAACACCACCTTCCCGTCGTTGACGATGAAAACCGCGTCCACGGCGTCCTTGAGGTTAAGGACATCATCCGGCTCATCCGCATAGTTTCGTACTGA
- a CDS encoding MarC family protein, translating to MSELGTILSSALLMLIMIDPSDKILLVTFLREDFHIEDIKALIIRANLIGFILLASFAVAGQIILQEIFHIDINALKVAGGFVLFKIGLEALEGGGMFTLKREKDILALAAVPVAMPLIAGPAAITAVITMTAEYGYFVSLTATAIAILIVAISMFIALYMMKSVNKSFLSITIRIIGLFIMAIGAQMMVEGVIGIYLLMTGA from the coding sequence ATGAGCGAACTGGGGACGATACTGAGTTCAGCTTTACTCATGCTCATCATGATAGACCCGAGCGACAAGATACTCCTAGTTACGTTCCTCCGCGAAGACTTCCACATAGAGGACATAAAAGCCCTCATAATCAGGGCAAACCTCATCGGGTTCATTCTCCTGGCCAGCTTCGCCGTCGCCGGCCAGATAATCCTCCAGGAGATATTCCACATTGATATAAACGCCCTCAAGGTTGCGGGCGGTTTCGTCCTCTTCAAGATAGGCCTTGAGGCCCTCGAGGGCGGTGGCATGTTCACACTCAAGAGGGAAAAGGACATACTGGCTTTGGCGGCCGTTCCGGTGGCAATGCCCCTGATAGCTGGCCCGGCCGCGATAACCGCCGTAATAACAATGACGGCTGAGTACGGCTACTTCGTCTCCCTCACCGCAACGGCCATAGCAATTCTAATAGTCGCGATCTCAATGTTCATAGCCCTCTACATGATGAAATCCGTGAACAAGAGCTTCCTCAGCATAACCATCAGAATAATCGGTCTCTTCATCATGGCAATCGGCGCCCAGATGATGGTGGAAGGGGTCATAGGGATATACCTTCTGATGACCGGAGCGTAG
- a CDS encoding phospholipase D-like domain-containing protein, with the protein MRGIISVLMVLVLVAAGCLGTPSPGTHSNSSNYSPASRTTVATVSEEKCVRNVSSDLSKELSDLKTKVELLNASLRECRSNASLLKYSLNVTQSRLAVLTSEYNGCLAHLSTCNSTSLKLENCQKELESAQEELKECRVTSDQLSSELEECRLKLNETYDVLNRTYTDGSVELLIERDYYEEAIEAIDGATQEIYVMMFSMLYDPDDWSDEANDLINALIRARRRGVEVHILLENSLDTNREAYNYLKSNGIDVSYDSPSTTLHAKIVVVDGRIVFLGSHNWSESALHWNHEVSVKIISKQLAEEVINYFWSVRGP; encoded by the coding sequence ATGAGGGGAATAATTTCAGTTTTGATGGTGCTGGTTTTGGTAGCGGCTGGATGCTTGGGCACCCCTAGTCCTGGAACTCATTCTAACTCCTCTAACTATTCACCCGCATCAAGGACCACGGTAGCAACCGTTTCGGAAGAAAAGTGTGTCCGCAACGTCTCAAGCGATCTTAGTAAAGAGCTCTCCGACCTCAAAACTAAGGTAGAGCTTTTGAACGCGAGCCTGAGGGAGTGCCGCAGCAACGCCTCCCTTTTGAAGTATTCGCTCAACGTTACCCAGAGCAGGTTGGCCGTCCTGACTTCTGAGTATAATGGGTGTCTGGCTCATCTCTCAACCTGCAACTCGACCAGTTTGAAACTTGAGAACTGCCAGAAAGAGCTTGAAAGCGCTCAAGAGGAGCTCAAGGAGTGTAGGGTAACCTCTGACCAGCTTTCTTCGGAGCTGGAAGAGTGCCGACTGAAGCTCAATGAAACCTATGACGTCCTCAACAGGACTTACACCGATGGAAGTGTTGAACTCCTCATAGAGCGTGATTACTACGAGGAGGCGATTGAGGCAATTGATGGCGCAACGCAGGAAATATACGTAATGATGTTCTCGATGCTCTACGACCCAGACGACTGGTCGGACGAGGCCAACGATTTGATAAACGCACTGATCCGCGCCAGACGCCGCGGCGTTGAGGTCCACATTCTTCTGGAGAACAGCCTAGATACCAACAGGGAAGCGTATAACTACCTTAAGTCCAATGGAATCGACGTTTCATACGACTCCCCATCAACGACCCTCCACGCCAAGATTGTCGTTGTCGACGGCAGGATAGTCTTCCTTGGAAGCCACAACTGGAGTGAATCCGCCCTCCACTGGAACCACGAGGTTAGCGTTAAGATAATCTCCAAACAGCTCGCGGAGGAGGTGATCAACTACTTCTGGAGTGTTAGGGGTCCCTGA
- a CDS encoding NAD(P)/FAD-dependent oxidoreductase — MVSGNGSGKAYDVVIIGAGPAGLFAAYELAEKSDFKVLVIDEGGDVDQRKCPMYELGYCVGCQPCHIMSGVGGAGGLSDGTINLRPDIGGDLRELTNDENYAWQLVWEVDQILLRHKAPRNLFKGDPEQVKYWEQRAAQAGVKFIPIIQRHIGSDRTPEVIGDIKRYLESKGVKFLLWTKALEFNKGWVKVKRGKDVFEIRTRYIIVAPGRGGADWFHDVAQKIGLKARHGPIDVGVRVEVPAIVMEPITSINHDPKFHIYTDTYDDFVRTFCTNPNGFVVEEKYDSYVGVNGHSMHEKKSNNTNFAFLTRIELTEPVEDTTAYGKSIAQLATTIGGGKPLIQRLGDLRRGRRSTWARIRRSDVEPTLKHVTPGDIAMALPHRVVTNIIEGLEKLDRVLPGVASDHTLLYAPEIKYYAMRAEVNENLETSIENIFAAGDGAGLSRDIVNAAATGLLAARGILKKEGLYTEKDFRKPGNWKSVVESLNG; from the coding sequence ATGGTTTCTGGAAACGGAAGCGGAAAGGCGTACGATGTTGTTATAATCGGTGCTGGCCCCGCTGGCCTTTTTGCAGCCTACGAGCTTGCCGAAAAGAGCGATTTTAAGGTTCTCGTCATCGACGAGGGTGGCGACGTTGACCAGAGGAAGTGCCCAATGTACGAGCTCGGCTACTGTGTCGGCTGCCAGCCCTGCCACATAATGAGCGGCGTCGGTGGCGCGGGCGGGCTGAGCGATGGCACGATAAACCTCCGCCCGGACATCGGCGGCGACCTTAGGGAGCTGACCAACGACGAGAACTACGCCTGGCAGCTCGTCTGGGAGGTCGACCAGATTCTCCTGAGACATAAGGCCCCAAGGAACCTCTTCAAGGGCGATCCAGAGCAGGTCAAGTACTGGGAACAGAGGGCTGCCCAGGCTGGGGTGAAGTTCATCCCGATAATCCAGAGGCACATAGGCTCCGACAGGACGCCCGAGGTAATAGGCGACATTAAGCGATACCTGGAGAGCAAGGGTGTCAAATTCCTTCTCTGGACGAAGGCCCTTGAGTTCAACAAGGGTTGGGTGAAGGTAAAGCGCGGAAAGGACGTCTTTGAGATTAGAACTAGATACATCATAGTCGCCCCGGGGAGGGGAGGCGCCGACTGGTTCCACGACGTTGCCCAGAAGATTGGGCTGAAGGCAAGGCACGGGCCGATTGACGTTGGAGTTCGCGTCGAGGTTCCGGCCATAGTTATGGAGCCAATAACGAGCATAAACCACGACCCCAAGTTCCACATCTACACAGACACCTACGACGACTTCGTGAGGACCTTCTGCACAAACCCGAACGGCTTCGTGGTTGAGGAGAAGTACGATTCCTACGTCGGCGTGAACGGCCACTCCATGCACGAAAAGAAGAGCAACAACACCAACTTCGCCTTCCTGACGAGGATAGAACTGACCGAGCCGGTCGAGGACACGACAGCCTACGGAAAGAGCATCGCCCAGCTTGCTACAACTATAGGCGGCGGAAAACCCCTAATCCAGCGCCTTGGAGACCTGAGGAGGGGCAGGAGGAGCACCTGGGCCAGGATACGGAGGAGCGACGTTGAGCCGACCCTCAAGCACGTTACTCCGGGAGATATAGCGATGGCCCTGCCACACCGCGTCGTCACAAACATCATAGAGGGCCTTGAGAAGCTTGACAGAGTCCTTCCGGGCGTTGCCAGCGACCACACCCTACTTTACGCCCCGGAGATTAAGTACTACGCGATGAGAGCAGAGGTGAATGAGAACCTTGAGACGAGCATCGAGAACATCTTTGCCGCTGGAGACGGGGCCGGGCTGAGCAGGGACATAGTGAACGCTGCCGCGACTGGCCTTCTCGCCGCGAGGGGGATACTCAAGAAGGAAGGTCTTTACACTGAGAAGGACTTCAGGAAGCCGGGCAACTGGAAGAGTGTTGTTGAGTCCCTCAATGGATAG
- a CDS encoding cation:proton antiporter, which produces MEILLLIAIMLATAKVMGYLFERIGQPVVLGQIFGGLLIGIFFETNPVIAQFSNLGVLLLLFMAGLESELEEFKRVGKQSVFVAGVGVIVAFLFGFGVAYFFVPFHEAVLYGALMTPTSVSITVKVLMELRKLNTREGTTILAAAVVDDVLGILVLTVAISMIKGGSVNYSSLAEVLISVSLLLFFFLYFGPEIADRVFRYVSKIDLPESETAFALVFLIVFAYLAEHLNLASILGAYLTGLALGQIPKKKAIMEHMNVLGYSLFIPLFFVEVGMRIELSYILHAGLFAVLYTTAAIVSKVIGCGLGARLGGFDWAASLRIGVGMIPRMGVELAMLAVAMSSGVISGDALTVAILMIFTTTIITPPLLKWLYSR; this is translated from the coding sequence ATGGAGATACTGCTCCTCATAGCCATAATGCTCGCAACGGCAAAGGTGATGGGCTACCTCTTCGAGAGGATCGGCCAGCCCGTCGTTCTGGGCCAGATATTCGGGGGTCTGTTAATCGGCATCTTCTTCGAAACTAACCCGGTCATCGCCCAATTCTCCAACCTCGGTGTCCTGCTCCTCCTGTTCATGGCCGGCCTCGAGAGCGAGCTCGAGGAGTTCAAGCGCGTCGGAAAGCAGAGCGTCTTCGTTGCTGGAGTAGGTGTCATAGTTGCATTTCTCTTTGGATTCGGCGTTGCATACTTCTTTGTGCCGTTCCATGAGGCGGTTCTCTACGGTGCATTGATGACGCCTACGAGTGTGAGCATAACCGTCAAAGTCCTAATGGAGCTGAGGAAGCTGAACACGCGCGAGGGGACGACGATTCTCGCTGCTGCCGTCGTTGACGATGTTCTTGGAATCCTCGTGCTCACCGTCGCGATATCAATGATTAAGGGAGGTTCGGTTAATTATTCTAGCTTGGCAGAGGTGCTCATCTCAGTTTCCCTTCTCCTGTTCTTCTTCCTCTACTTCGGCCCGGAGATTGCAGATAGAGTCTTCCGCTACGTCTCAAAGATCGACCTCCCCGAGAGCGAGACTGCCTTCGCCCTCGTCTTCCTGATAGTCTTTGCGTACCTCGCCGAGCACCTGAACCTCGCCTCGATCCTCGGTGCTTACCTCACCGGCCTTGCCCTCGGCCAGATTCCGAAGAAAAAGGCCATCATGGAGCATATGAACGTCCTCGGTTATTCCCTCTTCATCCCGCTCTTCTTCGTTGAGGTGGGCATGAGGATAGAGTTGTCCTACATCCTCCACGCGGGTCTCTTTGCGGTTCTCTACACCACTGCGGCAATAGTCAGCAAGGTAATCGGCTGTGGACTTGGGGCGAGACTTGGCGGCTTCGACTGGGCGGCTTCCCTGAGGATAGGCGTCGGAATGATACCGAGGATGGGTGTCGAGCTGGCTATGCTGGCCGTTGCGATGTCGAGCGGCGTAATAAGCGGCGATGCCCTTACTGTGGCAATCCTGATGATCTTCACGACGACGATAATAACGCCTCCACTCCTCAAGTGGCTCTACTCAAGGTAG
- a CDS encoding glycosyltransferase family 2 protein — protein MKPALKFQSALYLYILITIGLTLIVPPAYALEAVLIFLFLIVFSGTIFYSLLIAASRRDYPFKVEAHKGNPFFEPLVYVLIPAHNEEKVIEITARTVLNQDYHNFKLFLINDNSTDSTKEIMERIASENPKRVVVIDVPPERGRSKPRALNYTLELIEQSRDHPDYVFILDADYLLPSNALRTLVGIMENAPEYVLGVQGNVRPRNWDRNFVTKFITLERLVGFNVAIEGDMKLNENGKYGGTVALLRFSHLLRLGMFREDSVTEDTDLWARAMISGYRFWYYHGVIGWEEAVETLKDYIKQRSRWAQGHFQVMLDYYWNVLRSCSGITEGFIEHFYLISYLVPVFWFLSVVLNGYIILSGNVPLMLAKPGLFLAVSITAFLVFWASVAYSNWVEMKRHNYHVPWSFVAAYPCTSWFSSLRGLCTP, from the coding sequence ATGAAACCGGCCCTGAAGTTTCAATCAGCCCTCTATCTGTACATTCTGATAACCATCGGACTGACACTCATAGTTCCGCCGGCCTATGCACTAGAGGCGGTCCTGATATTCCTGTTCCTAATTGTGTTTTCTGGAACGATATTCTACTCCTTACTGATCGCTGCCTCAAGACGTGACTATCCCTTTAAAGTTGAAGCCCATAAGGGAAACCCCTTCTTTGAACCGCTCGTTTACGTCCTGATTCCTGCCCACAATGAAGAGAAAGTCATAGAGATAACGGCCAGAACCGTACTCAACCAGGACTACCACAACTTCAAGCTGTTCCTGATAAACGACAACTCCACTGACTCAACGAAAGAGATCATGGAGAGAATAGCCTCTGAAAATCCAAAAAGGGTCGTTGTAATTGACGTTCCCCCCGAAAGGGGAAGGAGCAAGCCAAGGGCCCTTAATTACACCCTTGAACTAATAGAACAGTCAAGGGATCACCCCGATTACGTTTTCATTCTCGATGCAGACTACCTCTTACCTTCCAACGCCCTCCGCACCCTCGTCGGGATAATGGAAAATGCCCCCGAGTACGTCCTGGGCGTTCAAGGGAACGTGAGGCCTAGGAACTGGGACAGGAACTTCGTAACAAAATTCATAACCCTTGAAAGGCTGGTGGGCTTCAACGTCGCCATAGAGGGGGACATGAAGCTAAACGAAAACGGGAAATACGGTGGGACAGTTGCCCTCCTGAGGTTTTCACACCTTCTCAGGCTCGGCATGTTCAGGGAGGATTCCGTCACTGAGGACACAGACCTGTGGGCCAGGGCCATGATTTCGGGCTACCGCTTCTGGTACTACCATGGGGTAATCGGCTGGGAGGAGGCCGTAGAGACCTTGAAGGACTACATAAAGCAGAGGTCGCGCTGGGCACAGGGCCACTTCCAGGTAATGCTCGATTACTACTGGAACGTCCTGAGGAGCTGCTCCGGAATCACGGAGGGGTTTATAGAGCACTTTTATCTAATAAGCTACCTCGTTCCAGTGTTCTGGTTCCTCTCGGTTGTCTTGAACGGCTACATCATCCTGTCAGGCAACGTACCGCTCATGCTGGCCAAACCCGGGCTGTTCCTTGCCGTCTCGATAACCGCGTTTTTGGTGTTCTGGGCATCGGTAGCGTATTCCAACTGGGTGGAGATGAAGAGACACAACTACCACGTGCCCTGGAGCTTCGTCGCGGCGTATCCCTGTACTTCATGGTTTTCGTCCTTGCGGGGGTTGTGTACACCATGA
- a CDS encoding tRNA-5-methyluridine(54) 2-sulfurtransferase → MKCKFCERPAFIKLHYPKMYLCEEHFTEYFERKVKRTIERYKMLKPDEKVLVVVSGGKDSAVTAHVLKKLGYNIECLHINLGIGEYSEKGERYAREQCEKIGAPLHIVRLKELLGYGIGEVRTRRPTCSYCGLTKRYIFNKFAYDNGFDAVATGHNLDDEASFIFNNIMNWNTQYLAKQGPVTPSQFNGKLVKKVKPLYEVTEREVVAYALANGIEYEIDECPYARGATTLEWKAILNEMEEKRPGTKINFVKGYLRKKHLFEAELKETELRECKVCGMPSSGEVCSFCRFWRLEKPIDFRVEK, encoded by the coding sequence ATGAAATGTAAGTTCTGTGAGAGACCAGCCTTCATCAAGCTCCACTATCCAAAAATGTACCTCTGCGAGGAGCACTTCACCGAGTACTTTGAGAGGAAAGTAAAGAGAACGATAGAGCGCTACAAGATGCTCAAACCCGACGAAAAAGTCCTGGTCGTCGTCAGTGGTGGTAAGGACTCGGCAGTTACAGCCCACGTCCTCAAGAAGCTCGGCTACAATATCGAGTGCCTCCACATAAACCTCGGCATCGGCGAGTACTCGGAGAAGGGTGAGAGATACGCTAGGGAGCAGTGCGAGAAGATAGGTGCTCCCCTTCACATTGTCAGGCTCAAAGAGCTTCTCGGCTATGGTATCGGCGAGGTGAGAACGAGGAGGCCGACGTGCTCCTACTGCGGCTTAACCAAGCGCTATATCTTCAACAAGTTCGCCTACGACAACGGCTTCGACGCAGTTGCCACCGGTCACAACCTCGACGATGAGGCGAGCTTCATCTTCAACAACATAATGAACTGGAACACGCAGTACCTGGCGAAGCAGGGCCCGGTAACCCCCTCCCAGTTCAACGGAAAGCTTGTGAAGAAAGTAAAGCCCCTCTACGAGGTGACCGAAAGGGAGGTTGTTGCCTACGCTTTGGCCAACGGCATAGAGTACGAGATAGACGAGTGTCCCTATGCGAGGGGAGCCACGACCCTCGAGTGGAAGGCAATCCTCAACGAGATGGAGGAGAAGAGGCCCGGAACGAAGATAAACTTCGTCAAGGGCTACCTGAGGAAGAAGCACCTCTTCGAGGCCGAGCTGAAAGAGACCGAGCTTAGGGAGTGCAAGGTCTGCGGTATGCCGTCGAGCGGAGAGGTCTGTTCGTTCTGCCGCTTCTGGAGGCTGGAAAAGCCGATTGACTTCAGGGTGGAAAAATGA